The genomic stretch ATTTGATGCGATAATTGATCTGCCCTTTGCGCTGCCTACGGCAGTCGCCGGTGTGGCACTTACCGCTTTGTATTCGCCTAACGGCTGGATCGGCTCCCTGCTTGATCCTCTTGGCATCAAAGTTGCTTTCTCTCAGCTAGGCATTACGCTCGCGCTTATGTTTATCGGAATTCCGTTTGTCGTACGGACGGTTCAGCCTGTTCTAGCTGAACTGGATACTAGTTTAGAAGAAGCAGCGGCAACGCTGGGAGCAGGACGCTGGCTGACGTTTCGCAAAGTGATTCTGCCTGAACTGATTCCGCCTCTTCTGACCGGGTTTGCGCTGGCATTTGCAAGGGGAATTGGGGAGTATGGTTCGGTCGTCTTTATCTCGGGAAACATGCCAATGAAGACGGAAATTGCTCCACTGCTCATCATGACACAGTTGGAAAAATTCGATTACGCCGGAGCTACCGCTGTCGCTTTATTGCTCTTGCTCGTATCTTTCGTACTGTTACTTCTCATTAATACGCTGCAGCGCTGGAGCCGCAAAACATCCCGAAGATAAAGAAAAGGAGGAATCCATCATGGCAGGAACCGTACCTTTAGGAACAGGAGCTAAAGTACAGACAAAAGCATCCCGGGGAGCAAGCGAAGCTGCCTGGGTTAAGTGGACACTCATTGGAGCGGCTGTACTTGTGATGGGCTGGCTCCTTATTTTACCCCTCGTTATCGTAATCACGGAAGCTTTAAAACAAGGAGTGGGCGTATTTATCGCAGCTCTTACGGAGCCGGATGCACTCGCTGCATTGAAACTCACTTTAATCGTAGCGGCAATTACCGTGCCTCTAAATACTATTTTTGGAGTTATGGCTGCTTGGCTTATTACGAAGTTTCATTTTCGAGGGAAGGGGCTGCTGATTACATTAATTGACCTTCCGTTCTCGATCTCCCCTGTAGTTGGCGGACTTATGTTTGTGCTTGTATTTGGGGCAAGCGGCTGGTTGGGTCCTTTGCTGGAGGCATGGAATACGAAGGTGATTTTTGCGGTACCCGGTATTATTCTAGCGACGTTATTCATTACTTTTCCTTTTGTAGCAAGAGAGCTTATCCCGCTCATGGAAGATCAAGGAACACAGGAAGAAGAAGCAGCGGTAATGCTTGGTGCCAAAGGGTGGAGAGTGTTTTTCTCAGTTACTTTGCCTAACATCAAGTGGGGATTACTGTATGGGGTTATTTTATGTAATGCCAGGGCAATGGGGGAATTCGGGGCTGTATCTGTCGTATCCGGGCATATCCGGGGAGAGACGAACACCTTGCCACTGCATGTTGAAATTTTGTATAACGAATATCAATTTTCAGCCTCTTTTGCTGTAGCCTCTTTGTTGTTGTTGCTGGCTCTGGCAACGCTCATATTGAAAAGCTTCTTTAGTAGGAAAAGTACACATTGAACCTAATCCCATAGAGGGCAGTGGCCTAATATAAACAGGAGGCGTTTGTAATGGCGAAACCGCTAAAAGTGGATGAAGTGTGGTTGGAACGGATTTCTGAATTACTGAATGGGATGGAGTTCGGCTCTGTATCGATCGTGGTGCACGAAGGTCAGATTGTACAGATCGAACGTACTGAGCGGAAACGATACGATAATAAGGCGGGGGCACGTACTTCGTCAGCGGGTAATGCGGGGAAGACTTCTTCTGCGGGGGCGGGGAAGGTGTAAGTGGTATATTCTGTGCTCATAGTTGGCCGGAATGGTGTATGTAGAGAGACGGGAAGCGATCTTTCGGCACTCACCCGTAGTCTAGAGGTGGCGGGAAGCGATCTTTCCGTGCTCATGCTCCACTTGTTTTGGCTGGACGTAAGTAGAATCGAGGAAGTAAATGGTCCAGCCAAAGCCAAAAGTCGCTATGATCTCGGAATGATCTTATTCCCTGGAGTCACG from Paenibacillus polygoni encodes the following:
- the cysW gene encoding sulfate ABC transporter permease subunit CysW; the protein is MAGTVPLGTGAKVQTKASRGASEAAWVKWTLIGAAVLVMGWLLILPLVIVITEALKQGVGVFIAALTEPDALAALKLTLIVAAITVPLNTIFGVMAAWLITKFHFRGKGLLITLIDLPFSISPVVGGLMFVLVFGASGWLGPLLEAWNTKVIFAVPGIILATLFITFPFVARELIPLMEDQGTQEEEAAVMLGAKGWRVFFSVTLPNIKWGLLYGVILCNARAMGEFGAVSVVSGHIRGETNTLPLHVEILYNEYQFSASFAVASLLLLLALATLILKSFFSRKSTH
- the cysT gene encoding sulfate ABC transporter permease subunit CysT yields the protein MSSSGVGTSKVRVLPGFGISMGFTVLYLSLVVLIPLAALLFNSTGLTWGKFFEMASNPRILASFKVSFMTAGFAAFANLFLGLLLAWVLVRYEFPGKKIFDAIIDLPFALPTAVAGVALTALYSPNGWIGSLLDPLGIKVAFSQLGITLALMFIGIPFVVRTVQPVLAELDTSLEEAAATLGAGRWLTFRKVILPELIPPLLTGFALAFARGIGEYGSVVFISGNMPMKTEIAPLLIMTQLEKFDYAGATAVALLLLLVSFVLLLLINTLQRWSRKTSRR
- a CDS encoding YezD family protein, with the translated sequence MAKPLKVDEVWLERISELLNGMEFGSVSIVVHEGQIVQIERTERKRYDNKAGARTSSAGNAGKTSSAGAGKV